A genomic region of Actinomycetota bacterium contains the following coding sequences:
- a CDS encoding transcriptional regulator, protein MLTEIVLTLTGPDRVGIVEEFTREVLALDGNVGTSRMARLGGAFAILMLVTLPVERVDDLEGAFGSLAAAGFKVTVTPTRSAAAAPAAGTRYRIGVRGADHEGIVHGIAAGLAASGVNIDELETDAVPAPTTGTPIFSMDLLVSVREGTAEDAWRPALEDAAREADVDVTVEPADI, encoded by the coding sequence GTGCTCACCGAGATCGTGCTCACCCTCACCGGACCCGACCGGGTCGGCATCGTCGAGGAGTTCACCCGCGAGGTGCTCGCGCTCGACGGCAACGTCGGCACGAGCCGGATGGCGCGCCTCGGCGGAGCGTTCGCGATCCTGATGCTGGTGACGCTACCGGTCGAGCGCGTCGACGACCTCGAGGGGGCCTTCGGCAGCCTTGCCGCGGCGGGATTCAAGGTCACGGTCACGCCGACCCGCAGCGCAGCCGCGGCGCCGGCCGCCGGCACGCGCTACCGCATCGGCGTGCGCGGCGCCGACCACGAGGGCATCGTCCACGGCATCGCGGCGGGCCTGGCCGCGAGCGGCGTGAACATCGACGAGCTGGAGACCGACGCGGTGCCGGCGCCCACCACCGGTACGCCGATCTTCAGCATGGACCTGCTGGTGTCGGTGCGGGAGGGGACCGCCGAGGACGCGTGGCGTCCCGCGCTCGAGGACGCCGCCCGCGAAGCCGACGTCGACGTGACGGTCGAGCCGGCAGACATCTGA
- a CDS encoding cysteine synthase family protein produces the protein MSEDLHCNAPEHAGLGDSSALARYDDQLDCCGDVEHPTPIVRINRMLANPDATLYIKCEWVNPFGSIKDRTAKWLLKGLAERGELEGRTVVEATSGNTGIALAAICSQIGVPMIATAPHVLSPEKSALLRAFGADVRLTDPADASGLHPMDVAFKLAESIVASDPEKYVMPNQYDNPDNARAHYESTGPEIWAQTEGCIRYFFAGLGTCGTMVGTSRYLKEQDPSIVCVAIEPVPGHHISGLKNQEETAVPGNMDASFIDEIVWVDDAMTDECARRLYREEALMVGPSAAAIAAGAMKYLSEAGRSGVAVAIAPDSGQKAASYLNAILE, from the coding sequence ATGTCCGAAGACCTCCACTGCAACGCCCCCGAGCACGCCGGCCTCGGCGACTCGTCGGCTCTCGCGCGCTACGACGACCAGCTCGACTGCTGCGGCGACGTCGAGCACCCCACGCCCATCGTGCGCATCAACCGGATGCTCGCGAACCCGGACGCGACGCTCTACATCAAGTGCGAGTGGGTCAACCCGTTCGGCTCGATCAAGGACCGCACCGCGAAGTGGCTGCTCAAGGGCCTCGCGGAGCGCGGCGAGCTCGAGGGGCGCACGGTCGTCGAGGCCACGAGCGGCAACACCGGCATCGCGCTCGCGGCCATCTGCTCGCAGATCGGCGTGCCGATGATCGCGACCGCGCCGCACGTGCTCTCGCCGGAGAAGTCCGCGCTGCTGCGCGCGTTCGGCGCCGACGTGCGCCTGACCGACCCGGCCGACGCTTCCGGCCTGCACCCGATGGACGTCGCCTTCAAGCTCGCCGAGTCGATCGTCGCGTCCGACCCCGAGAAGTACGTCATGCCGAACCAGTACGACAACCCCGACAACGCGCGCGCGCACTACGAGTCGACCGGCCCGGAGATCTGGGCGCAGACCGAAGGGTGCATCCGCTACTTCTTCGCCGGACTCGGGACCTGCGGCACGATGGTCGGCACCTCTCGCTACCTCAAGGAGCAGGATCCGTCGATCGTGTGCGTCGCCATCGAGCCTGTGCCCGGCCACCACATCTCGGGCCTGAAGAACCAGGAGGAGACCGCGGTGCCGGGCAACATGGACGCCTCGTTCATCGACGAGATCGTCTGGGTCGACGACGCGATGACCGACGAGTGCGCGCGGCGCCTCTACCGCGAGGAGGCGCTGATGGTGGGGCCGTCGGCCGCCGCCATCGCCGCCGGCGCGATGAAGTACCTCTCCGAGGCTGGCCGGTCCGGCGTCGCCGTGGCGATCGCGCCCGACAGCGGACAGAAGGCCGCGAGCTACCTCAACGCCATCCTGGAGTGA